The sequence below is a genomic window from Eschrichtius robustus isolate mEscRob2 chromosome 21, mEscRob2.pri, whole genome shotgun sequence.
GCCAGACAAGCCAGCTCTGTGTTATCAAGACCCAGCCTCCAAGAGCACCTGGCCATCCAGAACGTAGCTTCCCAAACTTGGTTACACACGCAAAGCCCTTGGGGAGCTTTGAAACctactgatgcctgggtccctCCTCCAGAAATCCTGCTGTACTTGGTCTGGGATCGCCTGCTAGCAGGGTTTCAAAGCTCCCCAGCTGAGGCTGACGGGCAGCCAGGGCGAACCACCACTTTACCAACTAGAGGCTTGGTGGCCCCTCCAATCTCACAGCCCCTTCCCCTCACGTTTGAATCACCCGTCCCACCTCCCTCTGCCCATCTTCCCGCggattcttccttttttctcatggctTCCCAACCTTTTGGATAACTCTCTGGAATCAGGCTAGGATGGGTACCTGAGGAAAATGGTCTCAGGAGGCCACGACTGAGGCTGGGAGCTCCCGGCCACCGGCTCACGGGTGGCTTCAGCCGAATACTGCTCTGGGGAAGCTCCACAAACACACTTGGGTCACACAGAGATGCCGGGAGGGAACCGGCAGCATTCTCCAGTCTCTACAGAAGATCCAGAGTGCCTACGGCTTTTGTCAACAGCACAGTTGATCTTCGGTGTAAGTGGCAATGCTTTCCAGCCATGACAGATACTTCGCGTCACCAGAAATCACTCCATGGGAGAGACCCCTATTGAAACCCACTGGCCATTTGGACAGACCCTGCGGTGCTGTCTTCATTACAGCTATTCCAAGTCATCAAAGAGGCTTCTGATGGGGGAATAGTGACCCCAAATCCCTGTTTCCAATCAAGCcaatttcctatttgatttctaAGAGTTTTGGGGCTGCTATCGAGTACAAAGAAAATGGCTTTATAAATAGTGGTTTGACGCTGTGACAGAAGACTTGAATTGGAAAGCAGGGAAAAGACCTGTCTGGGGCGGGTCCTGGGCTCCAACCGTGTGGTTGGAATCCAGTCTGGGAAAGCAGGATACACAAGTTTTGGCCAATGTACACTCATTCTGTAAAAAGCTACTTTCCCTCCTCTCTCAAGCAGTCCCTCCTGCGGGCCTATCTGCTTGTGGGAACCCATACTTTTTCAGACAGGGCTTGGGAAAGGCAGGACAAATGATGCCAACACAGGTTCATGTTTATGGAAGGAAATGTAAGGAACCTGGTTCTGGTCTGGGATGTGGGGATGAGAAGGAGCCTTCCAACACTATTCCAACCTTGAGGCTTGAAGTTATTTATGGGTGAGCAAGAATGTGCATCACTTAGATCTTCAGAGGGCTAAAAAggacccaaaaaacaaaaccaaaaagcatGCTCTCGCTTCTAGACAAGTTTGGAATTACCTCTAACCTGGCACTGGGTAACAACACTGTTCCACGACACTACAAAGTAAATAACACGTGGTTCGTtctgtcctccctccccccaagccCAACCCACCTCCTTCTTTCTCCAAAAGCCATTCCTCCATTTGGAAAGGGCCCTGAAAATGGCAGTATCCCAAGAAAGGATTCTAAGATGGCACTCAAGTGCCCTGGATGCCTGTCACAGAAGCCAAGCAGCCGGCTCCCCCGCAGAGTCTGCCCGACTCCTCACTCACTCTCTCTTGCTGTCCTAGACTTCCACAGGACCTGAAATGGGGTGTCCACTCCCTTCTTTTTATTCACctattcactttaaaaatattcaccgACACCACGAATTTTAAGAATGCAAGAATTTGTTGGTGTACTTCATTCCAAGCAAACcccctaaaattaaaaactctgatttatgcaaaagagaaaaaagatggtGCTTCCACTTCCAAAAGGATCCATTTCGGGTCTATCTCTCTTAGCTGGGTTCCCCAATGGCCTTGCCAAATGATTCACTGCAGGAAAAGCTGAATTGCACCCAATTTTTTTTTAGGAGCACCTTATATGATATGGCATTTATCACAGATGATATACAAGTTCTCAGGCCGGTCTATGAGAAAAATGCTTCCACCGCCAAACTGAGTTATTGATCACCAGAAACGGTTGCATTGTTGTGGTTTCAAATCGCTTCAGTGGCCCATGTGCCCAAGAACCAAGTGCGCTCCGCGCTCCGTATTCGCGGGTGCAGTATGCGCGGATGCAAGAATCAGCGGATTTACGCATCCACGGATTTGGGTATCCGCGATGGACGGAAGGGGTGCTGGAACCAATCCCCGGCGGATACCGAGGGAGGCTGTAATGAAAAAGtagtcccttcctttcttcctcctcccacccccaccctgcccccttcTCAGCGGTAACAAACGCAAGCTGATCATCATGCTAACTTGTACACACCACTTACTTCCTAACTGCTTTGATGTCTGCATGCTGTTGTGCTCTGCTGATCCACATTAACATAAATATATTCTAAATTCACCATCACTAGACTCTCTGTACTTACATACTCTGAGGAAATtcttaataaatacttttatttattattaagcaTAATTATTCACCTGTTGGTGGTGACTTAGAAAGGAAAACCATGTCctaaaagatttctttaaaaaaaaaaaaaaaaaaattctgtaactacaACAATAAAAGGACCGAGCACACAGAACCAGGCACTTCTGGCAAACTTGTTTTTATCttgtccctttccctcccctccctcccttcccctccccctcaatAAAACTGGGTGGGCACATTTGCCAGGATCTGTGGGTTTCCTAACTTCAAGCCTTACTGCTGAAAAAAATGAGGTAAGAAATTCTTATCTGAAAAGTAAAACTGACGCACAAACCAAAACCCAGGTCTTCCCTGCCCGCTGAGGAAGACATTATTGCTCTAAGTTGGAGTGTTGTGTTTGTTTGCGTTAAATATGTTTTCGAAGTCCTTATTGCCATTCTAGCTGGCCCCACGGTTGGCCAAGGAGAGATGGATGGAAGGAGCTCTGTCGCCCCCTGCGGGCCAGTCCCAACCTGCTGCCCGCACAGGGCGCCACCCAACCCGGGCTGAGAGCCGACGGGTGCAGGGGTGGGAGGATCCGAGAGGCTCTAACAGCTGGGGGAGGTGGTGATGGGGCTGTGCAGATAGGGCAGGCTGCTGGGCGCCGGGTGCCCCCCGACGGAGACCGGGAAGCTGAAGACGAACTGCGACGTCGGGGTGGGAGTGGCCTTGCCCCGCTCGCGCAGCGGCCCCGACGGGCTGGCGGCCTCCACCGCGCAGGACGTGGCCAGCACCTGCGACTCGAACTGCAGCAGCTGCCCCATGAAGCTGAAGTTGGGCGAGATGATACTCCGCCGCTGCTTCACGAACTCGAAGGCCTCCTCGAGCCTCACGCGCTTCTTCATCATCAGGTAGGCCAGGCAGATGGTGGCCGAGCGCGAGATGCCGGCCTGGCAGTGCACCAGCACGCGCCCGCGGCAGTCCTTCACCGCATCTGGGGCAGAGAGCGGCGTGCCGTTAGCGGCGCCCGGGTCCCCATCCTTCCCGCAAGGCGGCTGCAGGCGGCCTCAGCCGGCACGAGGGTGCGGGGAGGACTGGAGAAGAGGGGGCCCTGCGACCGAACCCCTGAAGGAACAGCGCTTCCCAGACGGAGGCCGCGCGGGGAGGACCCCCACGGGGGAGGGCCTCTAGAGTTCCACCCCCGCTAGGGTATTTCGGAGAATTAAGCAAACAAATGTACTACGCTTAGGAAATAACGCCTGCTGAAGCTGGTGCAATCCCGGCACACACGGCAGGGTTTTCATTTGCAGGAACGAAAACAATGCCCCAATTCTCCCGGtgtctccctccccatccccagagtCTTATCCTCTGGGCACCTGGGGACGTCCAAGGAAAAGGTTCTTGGCTCTGTAAGCTAACAGCCCCTGCTGTTTGCGGAAGTCCGTCATCCTATCCAGGGCCTGCACAACACCCCACGGGCAAGCCTTCCTACTGAGGAAGAGGGGAAGCAGGCAACCCCCCCAGATATGGCCCTTCCTAAGTCCCTCCTTCCACACACCAGTTACACGTggttccctcttccctcccatcctccctccgcCAGACTTGGGCCCAgcaccctggcctgggaggacccagcaccctggcctgggaggacccAGCACCCTGGCCAGAGCCAGCCTACCGATGTACTCGATGGCCTCCATGAACCAGGAGCTGATGTCGGCCTTGTGGTTGTCCTCTACCGGGATGCACTTGTACTGATAGTGTCCTTCAAAGTGGTTCGGGCAGTCAGAGGAGACATTCAACAAGGCTGTGATCCCCAGAGCGTCCAGCATGTCTCGCCGGGCTGCGTGATAGGCGCTGCCGAGGTAGAGGAAGGGAAGGATCTCCACGGGACCCCCCTGCACCAGAAAGGGAAAACAAagcgcccccccccccgaccAGCAAACGTCGTAAGTGAAAGGCAACTGGGCAGGGGTCTGGGACGtgtggggcggggagagggaagCCAGTCTCAGGTGGGCTTTCATGGGCCCTGGGGAGACTGCCCGTGGACCCGGCCCCTCCAGGTTTCCCGTGTGCCGCTCGGGCCCCGGGAGGGAGCGATGGGCTCTGGcctttctgctctgctctgctaTGGGCCCCACCCGCTGGCTCAGGCAGCCCACTTCCCCCGTGACAAATGAAGCTGGCCGTGCCCCACTGTTTGTGACGTGAAGAGCTTACACCCGCTACCACTGAGCTACGCGGCTTAGGCACTTATTTGGTTGGATACGCCTTCACTTGGCAGATGAAAAGCAGACGCCATGTCAACCTCACAGACAAGAGGAGGCATCCTGGCAAAATGAGGTAACGTTGGCTTCACTAATGACACTTATTCTGAGTCAGATCAACACAGGTGATCTCGGATTGGGGGAGCAGAGTTGCTGGACCCCATAAATTCACTCCATTTCCATCTAAAGGAAAGGGCTGGAAGAGGTGGGCTTGTAAGAAATGTAGTGGCATAAGCTGGTTTTCTTGGGAGAAGGGTTGGTTAATCATTTATGTCCATTTAGCATTTACAATTAACTTGTATGGGGGGCGGACAGCCGAACTGTTGTGAATCGGGGCTGGGGTTTTGGCTTCCTACAGAGCAGCCCACATGCTTCTGGCCGCCTTCCTTGCTTGTCTGCACATAACTCTAGAGGCTAAGTCAGGGACGTAtgtgtttatattcttttcttaggTGAGGGTAataagagagggaaggggaagactTCCAAGGAATAGTGGACTCCACCTAACATCACACCCCGATACTCAAcacattctccccaaattgaggcACTGCATCCAAAGCCTTTGACAAGCAGTCCTCTTCGCACCTGGTCGTGCAGTGGGGTGCCGCAGGAGCTGCAGCCCAGGTCCAAGGACTCGGCCGTGCTTGGGGGCACAGAAGGTGGGATGGCTGCCAGGGCCTTGGTTTTGGAACAGAATTCCGGGTACTCGGAGGAAAACCTCTCATAGCCACCTGTAAAGGAGGAAGATATTCAGGTTAACGGGGTCACTGAGCCAGCAGGAAACCACAAAGAACTTGAATCCTACCTGATGGAGGAGAGCTGTTGGGAAGCTGGGGCTGGTTGTACCTACACTTGCCACTGGGTGGCGCTGTGGGCCCAGAGATAATGGCTATGGAGACCTTTTTCCCCGAGATGCGGAGACTACATTGGCCAAGACTGCATCCTGAAAGCCGGAATGAAAGCTTTAGGGACAAGACTTCGGATTGGGATGCAGATACACAAAGGAGGATGTGCAGGGGAGATGAAGAAGGGATAATTTCTTTACAGTGATGACAAAGAAAGAGGGAATAGCCACTGGGGGTTTCCACGAGCACTAAGGCAGCCTTCAGCTGGCCCCTGGGCCCTACAAAAATGTCTGTCACCCCCCAACTCCAGCCCTTCTTTTACAGAGGTTCACCAATGTGGGAGAGAATAAAAAACTATTACCCTGGCACCGGCCCTTCTGGATCTCAGCAACAGAACAGATGCCAATCGCACGGCCCCATGAACAGCTAGCTGTTCCATGGACATGGGGCCAAAATGAGAGCAAACGGGCTTAAGCCTAAATAAATCCCTCTTGCTACATACAGGTTTGGGGCAAGGGAGGATTTTCTGACCTGAGAGTTGCTAAGCCCTGTAATGGTTCTCTGTGGGGTCGTCTTCGGG
It includes:
- the DUSP4 gene encoding dual specificity protein phosphatase 4 translates to MVTVEELREMDCSVLKRLMNRDENGGGAGGSGSGSHGALGLLSGGKCLLLDCRPFLAHSAGYIRGSVNVRCNTIVRRRAKGSVSLEQILPAEEEVRARLRSGLYSAVIVYDERSPRAESLREDSTVSLVVQALRRNAERTDICLLKGGYERFSSEYPEFCSKTKALAAIPPSVPPSTAESLDLGCSSCGTPLHDQGGPVEILPFLYLGSAYHAARRDMLDALGITALLNVSSDCPNHFEGHYQYKCIPVEDNHKADISSWFMEAIEYIDAVKDCRGRVLVHCQAGISRSATICLAYLMMKKRVRLEEAFEFVKQRRSIISPNFSFMGQLLQFESQVLATSCAVEAASPSGPLRERGKATPTPTSQFVFSFPVSVGGHPAPSSLPYLHSPITTSPSC